A genomic region of Helicoverpa zea isolate HzStark_Cry1AcR chromosome 8, ilHelZeax1.1, whole genome shotgun sequence contains the following coding sequences:
- the LOC124632373 gene encoding uncharacterized protein LOC124632373 — MTFRWSEETTFKFVSEYVEHECLWNIKSPNYKNKQMKQSAYLDLEKTMNIPGFGEKEIKLKIKNIRSTYSQELKKIKDSKSSGSGTDTIYIPSVKWFNLLDSYLRNITSILTESESNLTSNSSHTDDTDSEQNSTLVDTFRLPTPPPPPTKKRRIAQLSSMVGQLKEIADTTNSTVEENEFEVFGKHVGLQLKSLPLLSALEAQEHIQLHLNRIRRRHILNASDQNRIPQTPQSSYATGSQYRGNSDSSIYYSDISNYNLGEQATQNNSSSILLNHTGHVADYQLSSNMLPSNHLNNNETQSDVTIVSNDLVFTAIRNANVDNEE; from the exons ATGACATTTCGCTGGAGCGAAGAAACCACTTTTAAATTTGTTTCCGAATATGTTGAACACGAATGTTTGTGGAATATCAAATCCccgaattataaaaacaaacaaatgaaacaatCTGCATACTtagatttagaaaaaacaatgaACATACCCGGATTCGGTGAGAAGGaaattaagttgaaaattaaaaacatcag ATCTACCTACTCgcaggaattaaaaaaaataaaggactCCAAAAGTTCAGGCTCTGGGACCGACACGATTTATATCCCTTCAGTGAAATGGTTCAATTTATTAGATTCATATCTAagaaacataacctcaatactCACAGAAAGTGAAAGTAAtttg ACTTCCAATAGTTCACACACTGATGATACAGATTCTGAGCAAAATAGTACTTTAGTGGATACTTTTCGTTTACCTACACCTCCTCCACCTCCGACAAAAAAGAGAAGAATTGCCCAGCTCTCGAGCATGGTCGGCCAATTAAAAGAAATAGCTGATACTACTAATTCTACAGTCGAAGAAAATGAGTTTGAGGTCTTCGGTAAACACGTAGGCCTTCAACTGAAATCTTTGCCCTTACTATCGGCATTAGAAGCACAGGAGCACATTCAACTTCACTTAAATAGAATTCGACGTCGGCATATTTTAAACGCGTCTGATCAAAACAGAATCCCTCAAACGCCACAATCTTCGTATGCTACTGGATCACAATATAGAGGTAATAGCGATTCTTCGATATATTATAGTGACATCAGTAACTATAATCTGGGGGAGCAAGCAACTCAAAATAATTCTTCGTCTATTTTACTTAATCATACTGGACACGTTGCCGATTATCAGCTTTCCTCAAATATGCTTCCATCTAACCATTTAAACAACAATGAAACGCAGAGTGATGTTACAATTGTATCAAATGACTTAGTTTTCACAGCAATTCGGAACGCAAATGTTGATAATGAAGAGTGA
- the LOC124632372 gene encoding putative nuclease HARBI1, with translation MNALQRNEVNKVIKLIAMAIVEEVEEEILETKKKKIWVRKWIDRRDKLGATNCLLKELALEDPKEYFNTLRMSESCVNFLLTKIHSQIQRKDTLLRSAIPAITKLQAVLYFLATGCSLRTLTHIFRLGKSTISEFIIEVCEAIYESLKEFIKIPTTTEWKIIENGFREQWNFPGCCGAIDGKHFVIKAPPESGSLYYNYKETNSIVLMAVVDHKYCFSYIDVGCNGRVSDGGVFRNCSLYQELENGGLPEGHVLVGDNAFPLKEYLLKPFPGNRLTLQQKIFNYRLSRARRIVENAFGILAARFRVFEKPMPYSPEKVVKIVKTCCALHNWLRQTKLQNKQYEYTVDSEHFETGTIVPGNWRSEPQSQGIQPLPISLSNRSSQRSTDVRERYANYFVGSGSVPWQTRMIH, from the exons ATGAACGCGCTGCAACGTAATGAagttaataaagtaattaagcTAATCGCAATGGCTATTGTAGAAGAGGTGGAAGAGGAAATTTTAgagacaaagaaaaaaaaaatatgggtgcGAAAATGGATTGATAGAAGAGACAAACTAGGTGCTACTAATTGTCTTCTGAAGGAATTAGCATTGGAAGATCCCAAAGAATACTTCAATACTTTGAGAATGTCCGAAAGTTGTGTAAATTTTCTGTTAACGAAAATACACTCTCAAATTCAGCGTAAAGATACTCTTTTGAGGAGTGCAATTCCTgcaattacaaaattacaagCAGTTCTTTACTTTCTTGCTACTGGATGTAGTCTAAGGACACTCACACATATATTCAGACTCGGAAAATCAACTATTTCTGAATTCATTATCGAAGTTTGTGAAGCAATCTATGAATCATTAAAGGAATTTATCAAG atTCCTACTACAACAGAAtggaaaataattgaaaatggtTTTCGAGAACAGTGGAATTTTCCAGGGTGCTGTGGAGCTATCGACGGCAAACATTTCGTCATTAAGGCACCCCCTGAATCAGgaagtttatattataattacaaagagacaaacagcaTTGTCTTAATGGCTGTTGTAGATCATAAATATTGCTTTTCTTATATAGATGTTGGGTGTAATGGAAGGGTTTCTGATGGAGGCGTATTTCGTAACTGTAGTTTGTACCAAGAATTAGAAAACGGTGGTCTACCAGAGGGTCATGTCCTAGTCGGTGACAACGCATTTCccttgaaagaatatttattaaaacctttTCCAGGAAATCGATTAACGCTACAGCAAAAAATTTTTAATTATCGTTTATCTCGGGCTAGAAGAATAGTAGAAAATGCCTTCGGTATATTAGCTGCCAGATTCAGAGTGTTTGAAAAACCGATGCCCTATAGTCCTGAGAAAGTTGTTAAGATAGTAAAGACTTGTTGCGCTCTACACAATTGGCTTCGACAAACAAAATTACAGAACAAACAGTATGAATACACAGTAGACTCAGAACACTTTGAAACAGGAACTATCGTTCCTGGTAATTGGAGAAGTGAGCCACAATCTCAGGGAATTCAACCGCTACCTATTTCTTTAAGTAACCGGTCATCCCAAAGATCTACAGATGTTCGGGAGAGATATGCAAATTATTTTGTCGGAAGTGGATCTGTCCCTTGGCAGACAAGAATGATACATTAA